The Epinephelus lanceolatus isolate andai-2023 chromosome 8, ASM4190304v1, whole genome shotgun sequence genome includes a window with the following:
- the LOC144464181 gene encoding uncharacterized protein C14orf93-like, whose product MTQFTQFAVEVRQQMADINARLISLEEHSRNCSSGEEPTRKKRRVHNPKIAETVRRLHNSEGNNRRYEPEQGLSSPHNEAVTSHLVAALTASPDMDGVDRGVLLSACKTYYETVRRNFRYSQPDLADQAAAIKNSACSRQRRKRLLEARRSVLATIEEVDFWRGITIDMMSDEEDHSVDGEVGWIVRPPSFRSHKLSDLCGRLQERLEMNPKYVATHHKRLHIGSPSDRLAPTQYDADAAKRHLMRPEA is encoded by the exons ATGACACAGTTCACGCAGTTTGCAGTTGAGGTGAGGCAGCAAATGGCTGACATCAATGCCAGACTGATTTCCCTGGAGGAGCACAGCCGAAACTGTTCTTCAGGAGAAGAGCCCACCAGGAAAAAAAGACGAGTGCACAATCCAAAAATTGCG gAAACGGTCCGGCGCCTTCACAACAGTGAAGGAAATAACAGGCGTTATGAACCGGAGCAAGG actgAGCTCTCCCCACAATGAGGCAGTGACCTCACATTTGGTGGCAGCCCTGACTGCAAGTCCAGACATGGACGGCGTGGACAGGGGAGTCCTTTTAT CGGCCTGTAAGACATACTATGAGACTGTCCGGAGGAACTTCAGGTACAGTCAACCAGACCTTGCGGACCAGGCAGCAGCCATTAAGAATTCAGCCTGCAGCAGACAGAGAAGGAAGAGG CTGCTTGAAGCGAGAAGGAGTGTCTTGGCCACCATAGAGGAAGTGGACTTCTGGAGGGGCATCACCATAGACATGATGTCTGATGAAGAGGATCACTCCGTTGACGGGGAAGTTGGATGGATTGTCAGGCCTCCATCCTTCAGGAGCCACAAGCTCTCCGACCTATGTGGAAGACTTCAGGAGAGACTGGAGATGAACCCCAAATATGTGGCGACACACCACAAAAGACTTCATATTGGGTCACCATCAGATAGACTGGCACCGACCCAATATGACGCCGATGCAGCAAAGCGACATTTGATGAGGCCTGAAGCATAG